One region of Peribacillus simplex genomic DNA includes:
- a CDS encoding PTS fructose transporter subunit IIABC, which produces MKITDLLKLDTIVINLQSATKQAVIDELSGKLAEADRLNDVEAFKAAILKREQQSTTGIGEGIAIPHAKTNAVRTPAICFGKSVNGVDYESLDGQPAHLFFMIAASEGANADHLETLSRLSSLLMDEKFRDRLISSSSGEEVLEIINQKEMEADEEEKEEQQSSDAASGNNKGKILAVTACPTGIAHTYMAADALKAKAKEMGIDFKVETNGSTGIKNGLTAAEIDEADAIIVAADKQVEMDRFNGKHVIIVPVAHGIRKTEELLTRAINQDAPVYKGTGNDKSDEGDSAKGGLGIYKHLMNGVSNMLPFVVGGGILVALSFFFGIEAADPANPDYNPIAKALSDIGGGTSGAFFLLVPVLAGFIASSIADRPGFAPGMVGGLLAAQAHAGFLGGLIAGFLAGYVVLFLRKLFSRLPHTLEGIKPVLLYPVFGMLITGLIMIFVINGPVTAVNTGLTNWLQGLSGTNAILLGLILGGMMAVDMGGPLNKAAFTFGLAAIEAHSFGPHAAVMAGGMVPPLGIAFATTFFKSKFSETERKSGFTNYFMGASFITEGAIPFAAADPLRVIVSSVVGAATAGALSMAFGVTLPAPHGGIFVIPLVNHPFLYLLAILIGSLITALMLGFWKKKQK; this is translated from the coding sequence ATGAAAATTACAGACTTGTTGAAATTGGATACAATCGTAATCAATCTACAAAGTGCTACAAAGCAAGCTGTCATTGATGAACTGTCAGGGAAGTTAGCCGAGGCTGACAGGTTAAACGATGTGGAGGCTTTCAAAGCCGCTATCTTAAAACGTGAACAACAAAGCACAACAGGGATTGGTGAAGGAATAGCGATACCACATGCTAAAACAAATGCTGTTAGGACACCTGCCATCTGTTTCGGAAAATCGGTTAATGGAGTGGATTATGAATCGCTTGACGGTCAGCCAGCTCATCTGTTCTTTATGATTGCAGCAAGTGAAGGAGCGAATGCGGATCACTTGGAAACCCTTTCCCGGCTTTCTTCATTACTGATGGATGAAAAATTCAGAGACCGATTGATCTCGTCTTCTTCTGGTGAAGAAGTGTTAGAGATAATCAATCAAAAAGAGATGGAAGCAGATGAAGAAGAAAAAGAAGAGCAGCAATCAAGTGATGCTGCCAGCGGTAACAACAAAGGGAAAATCCTTGCCGTTACAGCTTGTCCAACAGGAATTGCCCATACCTATATGGCTGCTGATGCATTAAAGGCCAAAGCGAAGGAAATGGGAATCGATTTCAAAGTGGAAACAAATGGATCGACAGGAATCAAAAATGGTTTAACCGCTGCAGAAATTGATGAGGCGGATGCGATTATCGTTGCAGCGGATAAGCAGGTGGAAATGGATCGTTTTAATGGAAAGCACGTCATTATTGTCCCTGTTGCCCATGGGATCCGGAAGACCGAGGAGCTGTTAACCAGAGCCATTAATCAGGATGCACCTGTTTATAAAGGAACTGGAAATGATAAAAGTGATGAAGGTGATTCAGCAAAAGGAGGATTGGGGATTTACAAGCACTTAATGAATGGGGTAAGTAATATGCTTCCATTTGTCGTCGGGGGCGGAATCTTGGTTGCGCTTTCTTTCTTTTTTGGGATCGAGGCAGCCGATCCGGCAAATCCTGATTATAATCCCATTGCCAAAGCATTAAGTGATATTGGCGGGGGAACTAGTGGTGCATTCTTCTTACTTGTCCCAGTCCTTGCTGGATTCATTGCTTCAAGTATAGCCGACCGTCCTGGTTTTGCTCCCGGTATGGTAGGGGGATTATTGGCAGCACAGGCTCATGCCGGTTTTCTTGGCGGACTAATCGCCGGTTTCCTTGCAGGTTATGTCGTCTTATTTTTACGAAAGCTGTTTTCTAGGTTACCGCATACACTAGAAGGCATTAAACCGGTTTTACTCTATCCTGTATTCGGCATGTTAATTACAGGCTTAATCATGATATTTGTTATAAATGGGCCAGTAACCGCAGTTAACACAGGCTTAACCAACTGGCTACAAGGTTTATCAGGTACGAATGCTATTTTGCTTGGATTGATTCTAGGAGGTATGATGGCTGTAGATATGGGCGGACCCCTGAATAAAGCCGCTTTCACTTTCGGACTTGCAGCTATTGAAGCTCATAGTTTCGGGCCTCATGCTGCCGTCATGGCAGGTGGAATGGTACCTCCTCTCGGGATTGCCTTTGCAACTACATTCTTTAAAAGCAAATTCAGTGAAACGGAAAGGAAATCAGGATTCACAAATTATTTCATGGGTGCTTCATTCATTACAGAAGGGGCCATTCCTTTTGCGGCGGCGGATCCATTGCGCGTTATCGTCAGCAGTGTAGTAGGGGCAGCGACAGCAGGAGCCCTGTCAATGGCTTTTGGTGTAACTCTGCCAGCACCACATGGAGGAATTTTTGTCATCCCCCTTGTCAACCATCCTTTTCTCTATTTGCTGGCCATTTTAATAGGGTCCCTCATTACCGCTTTAATGTTGGGATTCTGGAAAAAGAAACAAAAATAA
- the pfkB gene encoding 1-phosphofructokinase, with protein sequence MIYTVTLNPSIDYLVEVESFKMGKVNRTSYDAKFPGGKGINVSRMLKRIGNSTTALGFIGGQTGEFVKRFLRQEEIFTDFTEITGDTRINIKLKTGLETEINSQGPVISKGDYQQLFSQIEQLKNNDILILSGSIPPSVPSDVYEAMAKSCSDNGIKVVVDTSGRELLSVLPYRPFLIKPNHHELGELFSTEIRTVDDAIEYGSKLVQSGAQNVIVSMAGQGAVLCSGGESYSANVPKGKVLNSVGAGDSMVAGFIGTYEKTEDILSAFRFSLAAGSATAFSSDLGTLDKIEELLPQIDINQLTGG encoded by the coding sequence ATGATTTATACAGTGACACTTAACCCATCCATCGATTATCTGGTCGAGGTGGAGAGTTTTAAAATGGGCAAGGTGAATCGAACTAGTTATGATGCCAAATTCCCTGGAGGGAAAGGGATTAATGTTTCCAGGATGCTTAAAAGGATTGGAAATAGTACGACAGCTTTAGGTTTCATAGGTGGACAAACAGGTGAATTTGTAAAAAGGTTTTTAAGACAGGAAGAGATTTTCACGGATTTTACAGAGATAACAGGAGATACAAGAATAAACATTAAATTGAAAACAGGGCTGGAGACTGAAATCAATAGCCAAGGGCCAGTTATTTCAAAAGGGGATTATCAACAATTATTTAGTCAGATTGAACAGTTGAAAAATAATGATATTCTCATTTTGTCAGGTAGCATCCCTCCAAGCGTCCCTTCGGATGTATACGAAGCCATGGCAAAGTCTTGTTCTGATAATGGCATTAAGGTGGTGGTGGATACGAGTGGGAGGGAATTACTAAGTGTCCTTCCATATCGGCCATTTTTGATAAAGCCTAATCACCATGAATTGGGTGAACTTTTTTCTACTGAAATTAGAACGGTTGATGATGCTATCGAATACGGTTCTAAATTGGTTCAATCAGGAGCACAAAACGTTATCGTTTCAATGGCAGGACAGGGTGCTGTGCTTTGCTCCGGTGGTGAGTCATATTCCGCTAATGTGCCAAAAGGAAAAGTCCTCAACTCAGTGGGTGCCGGGGATTCGATGGTGGCCGGTTTCATCGGGACATATGAAAAGACAGAGGATATTTTATCTGCTTTCCGATTCAGTCTTGCAGCAGGAAGTGCTACAGCCTTTTCATCAGATCTTGGTACATTGGATAAAATCGAAGAGTTATTACCGCAAATTGATATCAATCAACTAACAGGAGGCTGA